A single genomic interval of Pyrus communis chromosome 7, drPyrComm1.1, whole genome shotgun sequence harbors:
- the LOC137739966 gene encoding probable folate-biopterin transporter 3, which produces MEMEAEEHEKESLHPESENQKQKTPVKGVRDLLWTPINWFRMLSSELQWSFVVGVVIVYGISQGLSMGLSRISIQYYLKDDQKVQPSEAQVYFGIIQIPWIVKPFWGLLTDTLPVLGYRRKPYFVFAGLLGVISMLVLSLDKNLNLTMSLLALMAGSAGVAIADVTIDACVTQNSIRHPSLAGDMQSLCGLSSSVGALVGFSLSGFLVHLVGPKGVFGLLSIPPGLVILVGIMHRESRARNFAYKQVSVKLLDAGKVMWTTLKCGSVWRPCLYMYLSLALALNVREGMFYWYTDAKGGPSFSKEVVGSIFSIGAVGSLFGVLLYQNFLKSYPFRDVLFWTQLLYGASGMLDLVLVLRINLKFGLPDYLFVVIDEGVSVLIGRLKWMPLLVLSSKLCPAGIEGTFFALLMSIDHVGMLSSTWAGGLLLHILNITRTQFENLWMAILIRSLLRIVPIALLFLIPRSDPNLTILPSEMLRTKKANDVHEYETLEMSSLVNGT; this is translated from the exons ATGGAAATGGAAGCAGaagaacatgaaaaagaaaGTCTTCACCCTGAGTCAGAGAACCAAAAGCAGAAAACTCCAGTAAAGGGTGTCCGAGATTTGCTATGGACACCCATAAATTGGTTCAGAATGCTGAGCAGCGAGTTGCAGTGGAGCTTTGTGGTGGGTGTGGTGATTGTGTACGGCATCAGTCAGGGTCTAAGCATGGGACTGAGTAGAATTAGCATACAGTATTACTTGAAAGATGATCAGAAAGTTCAGCCTTCTGAGGCACAAGTCTACTTTGGGATCATCCAAATTCCTTGGATTGTGAAGCCTTTCTGGGGCCTTCTCACTGACACTCTTCCTGTTCTTGGCTACCGCCGAAAACCATACTTTGTTTTTGCTG GTTTACTTGGGGTGATCTCCATGCTTGTGTTATCACTAGACAAGAATTTAAATCTGACAATGTCCTTGCTGGCTCTGATGGCGGGGAGTGCTGGAGTTGCAATTGCCGATGTAACAATTGATGCCTGTGTTACACAGAACAGTATACGACATCCATCCCTTGCCGGTGACATGCAGAGCTTGTGTGGACTGAGCTCTTCGGTCGGGGCACTGGTGGGTTTTTCACTTAGTGGGTTTCTTGTTCACCTTGTGGGCCCTAAG GGTGTGTTTGGGTTGCTCAGTATCCCTCCGGGGCTTGTCATtttggttgggataatgcatcGAGAATCTCGTGCGCGCAACTTTGCTTATAAACAG GTCAGTGTAAAGTTACTGGATGCTGGCAAGGTTATGTGGACAACATTAAAATGCGGTAGTGTATGGAGGCCTTGCTTATACATGTACTTGTCACTTGCTCTGGCCTTGAATGTTCGTGAAGGAATGTTTTATTGGTACACTGATGCAAAGGGGGGTCCGTCTTTCTCCAAG GAGGTTGTTGGATCCATATTCTCTATTGGTGCTGTTGGTTCCCTTTTTGGGGTCCTTCTCTACCagaattttttaaaaagttacCCTTTCAGGGATGTTCTGTTCTGGACTCAGTTGCTCTATGGTGCTTCAGGAATGCTAGACTTGGTATTGGTGTTGCgcataaacttgaaatttggttTGCCAGATTATCTTTTTGTTGTCATTGACGAAGGCGTTTCTGTGTTGATTGGGCGTTTGAAGTGGATGCCTCTTCTTGTACTTAGTTCCAAACTCTGCCCTGCAGGTATAGAAGGTACTTTCTTTGCTTTACTGATGTCCATTGATCATGTAGGGATGCTGTCATCTACTTGGGCTGGAGGCCTCTTACTCCACATCTTGAATATTACGCGGACACAGTTCGAAAATCTTTGGATGGCCATTTTGATCCGGAGTTTGTTGAGAATTGTTCCAATTGCGCTACTATTCTTAATACCTAGAAGCGATCCCAACTTAACTATTCTTCCATCTGAGATGTTGAGGACCAAAAAGGCTAACGATGTACATGAGTATGAGACTCTTGAAATGTCCTCCCTTGTCAATGGCACTTGA